One Pseudomonas sp. C27(2019) DNA window includes the following coding sequences:
- a CDS encoding TIGR03752 family integrating conjugative element protein — MKSNTLLKFIVPAVILAIVIILIAFKSPKKPNQGEQHFELSLSKEEAKELGIEGDTPQDTLRTLVGELKSMRTQINTSNERSATLANDNKRFEERERALEARINQAVQAASEDARKAKTEALQLNEQAMQMFAELQEKVSGSGISQLPIGLGLEAGLSDSFEPTESVVWVEPSDAVQVIKGKPATSFTFPNSFTNPLDGSILDKSHQDLKAAYKGERNLGKQPRRQDEQKPMYTIAENSTLMGSTTMTALIGRVPIDGSVNDPYPFKVLIGKDNLAANGIELPEVTGAVMAGTATGDWTLSCVRGQVESITFVFEDGTIRTVPEPEKVTRGRGSTTSSNIDKIRGGIGYLSDPYGIPCLAGDRKSNAKEYIGNNALITAAGAAIARTFANDGGSTQYSSAGSTTITDNNQAFNSILTRGVGDIQDWVNKLYGQAFAAVYVPPHQQVAVHIDREITIDFETFGRKVKHNEASIEIYELD, encoded by the coding sequence ATGAAAAGTAATACGTTACTTAAATTCATTGTGCCAGCCGTGATTCTGGCCATCGTTATTATTCTGATCGCTTTCAAATCACCTAAGAAGCCCAACCAAGGTGAACAGCACTTTGAGCTATCACTTTCCAAGGAAGAAGCTAAAGAGCTCGGCATCGAGGGCGACACACCTCAAGACACGTTGCGCACCCTCGTTGGTGAGTTGAAAAGTATGCGTACACAAATCAACACATCCAATGAGCGCAGTGCCACTTTAGCCAACGACAATAAGCGGTTTGAGGAGCGTGAACGAGCATTAGAAGCGCGTATCAATCAAGCCGTACAAGCCGCCTCAGAAGATGCTCGAAAAGCAAAAACAGAGGCGCTGCAGCTCAATGAGCAAGCCATGCAAATGTTTGCAGAGCTGCAGGAAAAAGTCTCTGGCTCAGGCATCTCACAATTGCCTATTGGCTTAGGTTTAGAGGCTGGCTTGTCAGACAGCTTTGAGCCTACTGAAAGTGTTGTGTGGGTTGAGCCAAGCGATGCAGTCCAGGTTATCAAAGGCAAGCCAGCAACAAGCTTTACATTCCCTAATTCTTTCACCAATCCGTTAGATGGCTCTATTTTAGATAAGTCGCATCAAGACCTAAAAGCAGCTTACAAAGGTGAGCGTAATCTCGGTAAACAACCGCGTAGGCAAGACGAGCAAAAGCCTATGTATACCATCGCAGAGAACTCTACTCTGATGGGCTCAACAACTATGACAGCGCTCATTGGTCGTGTGCCCATTGATGGCTCCGTCAACGATCCATACCCCTTCAAAGTGTTAATTGGTAAAGACAACCTCGCCGCCAACGGCATTGAGTTACCCGAAGTCACTGGTGCAGTGATGGCAGGAACCGCCACCGGCGATTGGACGCTATCGTGTGTACGTGGCCAAGTTGAGTCCATCACCTTTGTATTTGAAGACGGCACAATTCGCACCGTTCCAGAACCAGAGAAAGTAACCCGTGGTCGCGGCTCAACCACGAGCAGCAACATCGACAAGATCAGAGGCGGTATTGGCTACCTAAGCGACCCTTACGGGATTCCATGCCTAGCCGGTGATCGCAAGTCCAACGCTAAAGAATATATCGGTAATAACGCACTCATCACCGCTGCCGGTGCTGCGATTGCGCGCACCTTTGCTAACGATGGTGGAAGCACTCAATACAGCAGTGCCGGTAGCACCACCATTACTGATAACAACCAAGCCTTCAATTCAATTCTGACCCGTGGTGTAGGCGATATCCAAGACTGGGTAAACAAGCTCTATGGCCAAGCATTTGCAGCCGTATACGTACCTCCACACCAGCAAGTGGCCGTTCATATTGACCGCGAAATCACCATCGACTTTGAAACATTCGGACGCAAGGTAAAACACAATGAAGCAAGTATTGAAATCTATGAACTGGATTAA
- a CDS encoding TIGR03749 family integrating conjugative element protein: protein MNKLRSMALSACALLLSQNLLAVELVQWERLPIAVPLVKGEERIIFLDKNVRVGVSSQLANTLRVQSAAGALYLLANDEIEPTRLQVQDVETSEVILLDIATVPSTGTVLEPIRILSEGDASLARSDEEGKAIADKQTQALKIPAPIALTRYASQMMYAPLRTVEPVSGITQVPIKVTGDDLPILPTYPVKAKALTAFKMGSYTVTAVKLQNTQRSNLQLDPRDIQGHFYSATFQHNWLGTHGTAEDTTIAYLVTRNGGIENALLSPVLLPDLGSKEARHEK from the coding sequence ATGAATAAATTACGCTCAATGGCTTTGTCTGCCTGCGCTCTATTGCTGAGTCAAAATCTATTGGCAGTAGAGCTTGTCCAATGGGAGCGGTTGCCCATTGCCGTTCCTTTGGTTAAAGGCGAAGAACGCATCATCTTTCTTGATAAGAATGTGCGTGTTGGAGTGAGTAGCCAACTGGCGAACACACTGCGCGTCCAATCGGCTGCCGGTGCATTGTACTTATTGGCCAATGATGAAATTGAACCCACTCGCCTGCAGGTACAAGACGTTGAAACCAGTGAGGTCATTCTACTGGACATCGCTACTGTACCCAGCACCGGCACAGTACTTGAACCCATTCGTATACTTTCCGAAGGCGATGCCTCTCTAGCTCGCTCTGATGAAGAAGGCAAGGCAATTGCTGACAAGCAAACACAAGCATTAAAAATACCCGCTCCAATTGCTTTAACCCGCTATGCCTCACAAATGATGTACGCGCCTTTGCGCACCGTAGAACCCGTATCAGGCATCACCCAAGTCCCAATAAAAGTTACTGGTGATGATCTGCCCATCCTGCCGACTTATCCCGTTAAAGCAAAAGCACTCACAGCATTCAAAATGGGCAGCTATACGGTAACAGCGGTCAAGCTCCAAAACACACAGCGCAGCAACTTGCAGCTTGACCCACGCGACATACAAGGTCACTTCTACTCTGCAACCTTCCAGCACAACTGGTTAGGAACACACGGCACAGCTGAAGACACCACCATTGCCTACCTTGTGACACGCAACGGCGGTATCGAAAACGCTTTATTGTCGCCAGTACTGTTGCCAGACCTTGGAAGCAAGGAGGCTCGCCATGAAAAGTAA
- a CDS encoding PFL_4703 family integrating conjugative element protein, whose translation MSRFKNTVDQQKAHINTLRAALVGVVIICAAFWYGWKSAPNTLTVHVPPDLRSGSTRLWWDVPPENVYSFALYIFQQLNRWPNSGDKDYSKAIYSLQNYLTPSCKAELEEDHRSRQMRGELQKRVRGVYEILGRGYVDKPTFRVQQSSQNSWLVNLDLNADEYFLTEQVKRSVARYPVKIVRYDIDPSKNPYGLAFDCFSGQIQRLTIEGEQNE comes from the coding sequence ATGAGTCGCTTTAAAAATACAGTCGATCAACAAAAAGCGCATATCAATACGCTGCGAGCTGCATTAGTTGGCGTCGTGATTATTTGCGCAGCCTTTTGGTACGGCTGGAAATCAGCCCCTAATACGCTAACTGTGCATGTCCCACCCGACTTACGCTCAGGTAGCACTCGCCTATGGTGGGATGTTCCACCAGAGAACGTGTATAGCTTTGCGCTCTACATTTTCCAGCAACTCAACCGCTGGCCAAACAGTGGTGATAAAGACTACTCAAAAGCCATTTACTCACTGCAAAACTACCTGACTCCATCCTGCAAAGCAGAACTGGAGGAAGATCATCGTTCGCGCCAAATGCGCGGAGAACTGCAAAAACGAGTACGTGGTGTTTACGAGATTCTTGGTCGTGGTTACGTCGATAAGCCCACGTTTAGAGTGCAGCAAAGCAGTCAAAACTCATGGCTCGTTAATCTGGATCTGAATGCTGATGAGTACTTCTTAACTGAACAAGTTAAGCGCTCAGTCGCACGTTACCCAGTGAAGATTGTTCGTTACGACATTGATCCATCCAAAAACCCATATGGCCTGGCATTCGATTGTTTCTCTGGCCAAATCCAACGCCTCACAATTGAGGGTGAACAGAATGAATAA
- a CDS encoding TIGR03750 family conjugal transfer protein, translating to MNNKVETSHDGTVMFLPERLNRDPTVIRGMTADEMFVIALIGVVLGLGLGIFLWIVTSEAALIVTSMFLIGPVLCLFFGSSLLRRMKRGRPNTWVYRAAQYRLAKRGINIGIEALILRSGNWSIRRENRHRQALLKLLQQDEK from the coding sequence ATGAATAACAAAGTTGAAACCAGCCATGACGGAACCGTCATGTTCCTACCAGAACGTCTGAATCGAGATCCAACCGTGATTCGCGGTATGACGGCAGATGAAATGTTTGTCATCGCCTTAATTGGCGTAGTTCTCGGTCTTGGTCTTGGCATCTTTCTATGGATTGTTACAAGTGAAGCCGCGTTGATCGTTACGTCAATGTTTCTTATCGGTCCTGTGCTCTGCCTGTTCTTTGGAAGCTCTTTGCTACGAAGAATGAAGCGAGGACGACCTAACACCTGGGTGTACCGCGCCGCGCAATACCGACTTGCCAAACGCGGTATCAATATAGGCATCGAAGCCCTGATTCTACGCTCCGGCAACTGGTCAATCAGACGTGAAAACAGACACCGACAGGCGTTACTCAAACTACTGCAACAGGATGAAAAATGA
- a CDS encoding TIGR03745 family integrating conjugative element membrane protein: MFQRIKSNFKKTQNKALLMLFSVLSSPAFADLPTVEDPSRGQGSGIFETMKNYAYDAGIFVGLLIATLGFLGVAWHGIAVFSEVQNGKKKWSDFGAVVAVGVILVVVVIWLLSKAADIL, from the coding sequence ATGTTTCAACGCATTAAAAGCAACTTTAAAAAAACCCAAAACAAAGCACTTCTGATGCTGTTCAGTGTGCTGTCATCACCTGCATTTGCAGACCTTCCAACCGTTGAAGATCCATCGCGCGGCCAAGGCAGCGGCATCTTTGAAACCATGAAGAACTATGCCTATGACGCTGGCATTTTTGTTGGTTTGCTCATTGCAACCCTCGGTTTTCTAGGTGTGGCTTGGCATGGCATCGCTGTGTTTTCTGAAGTTCAGAACGGTAAGAAAAAATGGAGTGATTTTGGTGCAGTTGTCGCGGTGGGGGTAATCCTCGTTGTGGTTGTCATCTGGCTGCTCAGCAAAGCTGCAGACATTCTTTAA
- a CDS encoding TIGR03758 family integrating conjugative element protein has protein sequence MALTEQQRQAFNAASGVGNNALSGSNTLFLSVLLTLVFLWAAWVLLSTYKGWANKSVRTGEAGAVYVRVGVLIVVLIWFVLS, from the coding sequence ATGGCACTCACTGAGCAACAACGTCAAGCCTTCAATGCAGCATCAGGTGTGGGTAATAACGCCTTATCAGGCAGCAATACCCTATTCCTCTCTGTACTACTAACCCTCGTATTCCTATGGGCTGCATGGGTGCTTTTATCCACCTACAAAGGCTGGGCTAATAAATCAGTCAGAACAGGGGAAGCAGGCGCTGTGTACGTCAGAGTAGGTGTACTCATTGTTGTATTGATCTGGTTTGTCCTTTCTTAA
- a CDS encoding RAQPRD family integrative conjugative element protein produces the protein MDKTSQTHQRRLPKSGLAALCIATLMTTGHAYASSEAFEREQLMLIQKQLHNAELLLKNAQKNITPNETTRFWFDYQRLEKDLQQIQLGVQNYLSPHRAQPRDSHDVARSYSRDVRELNASMGAANGTH, from the coding sequence ATGGACAAAACTTCTCAAACACATCAACGGCGTTTACCCAAGTCAGGCTTAGCAGCTTTATGCATCGCTACGCTCATGACAACAGGTCATGCCTACGCATCTTCTGAGGCCTTTGAGCGTGAGCAACTTATGCTCATTCAAAAGCAACTGCATAACGCAGAACTGCTATTGAAAAATGCTCAAAAAAATATCACACCAAATGAAACAACACGCTTTTGGTTTGACTATCAACGCCTCGAAAAAGATCTACAACAAATTCAGTTGGGAGTTCAGAACTATCTGAGCCCCCATCGCGCACAGCCGAGAGACTCGCATGACGTTGCCCGTTCATACAGTCGGGATGTGCGCGAACTGAATGCATCAATGGGTGCAGCCAATGGCACTCACTGA
- a CDS encoding TIGR03747 family integrating conjugative element membrane protein, whose translation MSTNNQTQPQVEQKPKTLFGKTLALFFKIIGLLAISLFFSLILEYIGLVFWWPEEGWQHSQRMFQQELSWLSNDFKQSLLMSSPGHFISLVIEQVFDWVMIKTGLLELTQTAQIKAQGKGSSAFIASIYVVAEDFILASVFIVMTFIIRFSILVLSIPLFIMAALTAVVDGLIRRDIRKFGAGRESSFIYHRAKKLIVPMIIAPWFLYLSAPIAVYPQLILIPCAISLGIAILVTITTFKKYL comes from the coding sequence ATGAGCACAAACAATCAAACGCAACCTCAAGTTGAGCAAAAGCCCAAAACATTGTTTGGCAAAACCCTAGCTCTTTTTTTTAAGATCATTGGCCTGCTGGCCATTTCGTTGTTTTTTTCTTTAATCCTTGAATACATTGGACTCGTATTCTGGTGGCCAGAAGAAGGCTGGCAACACAGCCAGAGAATGTTTCAGCAAGAATTAAGCTGGCTCAGCAATGACTTTAAACAATCACTTTTAATGAGCAGTCCTGGGCATTTTATTAGCCTGGTGATCGAGCAAGTCTTTGACTGGGTAATGATTAAAACGGGGCTCTTAGAATTGACACAAACCGCTCAAATCAAAGCCCAAGGCAAAGGCTCAAGCGCTTTTATAGCCAGCATATATGTTGTCGCAGAAGATTTTATTCTAGCCAGTGTTTTTATCGTAATGACCTTTATCATTCGATTCAGCATTCTTGTGCTATCCATTCCTCTTTTCATTATGGCTGCTCTAACAGCCGTAGTGGATGGATTGATTCGCCGTGATATTCGCAAGTTTGGAGCAGGCCGTGAAAGTAGCTTTATCTACCACCGAGCCAAAAAACTAATCGTACCGATGATTATCGCACCTTGGTTTCTATATCTGTCCGCACCGATCGCAGTCTATCCACAGCTGATTTTGATTCCCTGTGCTATCTCATTAGGCATTGCTATTTTAGTGACGATTACGACGTTTAAGAAGTATTTATAA
- the traD gene encoding type IV conjugative transfer system coupling protein TraD, translating to MSKHILESKLRPAVEFYSASVFFSAATLCVYSPWAIALAPSIGLATGGCYALAGAIRFKQGLNVVRYRQNLKRLPIYEMTSSQIPVSNKFLFMGRGFEWTRIHTQRLMDANDPNVAHLVEPSSAFRLARYLEKSLEDSKVLSFIPKMTQWDSRLNPIRPLPPVGGSSLIHGVEPNEKDVYMPLGERVGHTLVVGTTRVGKTRLAEVYVTQDIHRGDVTIMFDPKGDADLLKRMYVECKRAGREKEFYVFHLGYPDISARYNAVGRFGRISEVAGRISGQLSGEGNSAAFREFAWRFVNIIAKALVELGRRPDYTQIARHVVNIDELFIEYAKLAFERDKQVNAWEIIVEIENKLNDKNIPMNMRGRDKRVVAVEQYISQSSFFDPVMDGLRSAVRYDRTYFDKIVASLLPLLEKLTTGKTAELLAPNYADLTDPRPIFDWMQVIRKKGVVYVGLDAMSDAVVASAVGNSMFADLVSVAGQIYKHGIDEGLPGGNAFAKRAINLHADEFNELMGDEFIPLINKGGGAGMQVTAYTQTISDIEARIGNAAKAGQVVGNFNTLQMLRVRETKTAELLTKQLPKVNVLTNTLVSGATDTSDPSAATDFTSSSQDRVSATSVPMIEPAHIVKLPKGQMFSLQEGGQLWKVRMPLPKPDPDDVLPDNLQELAAQMRKNYNESAGSWWSNTSSSVSASPLSDVMAMGRDPGTDFESTVDEEDSDNSDDHIDLDNNDDDS from the coding sequence ATGAGTAAGCATATTCTTGAGTCAAAACTACGTCCTGCTGTTGAGTTCTACAGTGCATCTGTATTCTTTTCTGCCGCAACACTCTGTGTGTATTCACCTTGGGCGATTGCACTGGCTCCCAGTATTGGCCTTGCTACCGGTGGTTGCTATGCGCTCGCCGGTGCGATTCGTTTCAAGCAAGGGCTCAATGTTGTTCGTTACCGGCAAAACCTCAAGCGCTTACCAATCTATGAAATGACCAGCTCACAGATACCAGTAAGTAATAAATTTCTGTTTATGGGCAGAGGCTTTGAGTGGACTCGTATTCACACCCAACGGCTAATGGATGCAAACGACCCCAACGTCGCGCACTTGGTCGAACCTTCCTCAGCTTTTCGGTTGGCTCGTTATTTGGAGAAAAGCCTAGAGGACAGCAAAGTCCTATCTTTCATACCAAAAATGACACAGTGGGACAGCCGTCTAAATCCAATTCGCCCACTACCACCAGTAGGCGGTTCATCACTGATACATGGCGTAGAGCCCAACGAAAAAGATGTCTACATGCCTTTGGGTGAACGGGTTGGGCATACGCTCGTCGTGGGTACCACCCGCGTGGGTAAAACTCGATTGGCCGAAGTTTATGTCACCCAAGACATTCACCGTGGTGATGTCACCATCATGTTTGATCCTAAAGGTGATGCTGATTTACTCAAGCGTATGTACGTTGAATGCAAACGTGCTGGGCGTGAAAAAGAGTTTTATGTTTTTCACTTGGGCTACCCGGATATTTCTGCGCGTTATAACGCTGTTGGCCGGTTTGGACGTATCTCCGAAGTGGCTGGCCGTATTTCTGGGCAACTCTCTGGTGAGGGTAACTCAGCAGCCTTCCGTGAGTTTGCTTGGCGGTTTGTAAACATCATTGCCAAAGCGCTTGTCGAGCTAGGCCGCCGACCTGATTACACTCAAATTGCTCGCCACGTCGTCAATATTGATGAGTTGTTTATTGAGTATGCAAAGCTCGCCTTTGAGCGCGACAAGCAAGTCAATGCATGGGAAATCATTGTTGAAATTGAAAACAAACTCAATGATAAAAACATACCAATGAACATGCGTGGACGCGATAAGCGCGTCGTTGCTGTTGAGCAATACATTTCACAATCCAGTTTTTTTGACCCAGTGATGGATGGCTTACGCTCTGCTGTGCGTTATGACCGTACCTACTTTGATAAAATTGTTGCGTCTCTTTTACCCCTACTGGAGAAGCTCACCACGGGTAAAACAGCTGAGTTACTCGCACCTAACTATGCTGATCTAACTGACCCAAGACCCATTTTTGACTGGATGCAAGTCATCCGCAAAAAAGGTGTGGTGTATGTCGGCCTCGATGCTATGTCTGATGCCGTCGTTGCCTCTGCCGTTGGTAACAGTATGTTTGCTGACCTCGTTTCCGTTGCCGGTCAGATTTATAAGCATGGGATTGATGAGGGCTTACCTGGTGGTAACGCTTTCGCTAAGCGCGCCATTAACTTGCATGCTGACGAGTTTAACGAACTGATGGGTGATGAGTTTATTCCTCTCATTAACAAAGGCGGTGGTGCTGGCATGCAAGTGACCGCTTACACCCAGACCATCAGTGACATCGAGGCTCGAATTGGTAATGCGGCCAAAGCTGGACAAGTCGTTGGTAACTTCAACACTCTGCAAATGCTACGTGTACGTGAAACCAAAACAGCCGAGTTGCTCACTAAACAGCTACCCAAGGTCAACGTGCTCACCAACACGCTGGTATCAGGAGCCACTGATACATCCGACCCAAGTGCTGCCACAGACTTTACCTCATCATCGCAAGACCGTGTCAGTGCAACCAGTGTCCCAATGATTGAGCCTGCTCACATCGTCAAGCTCCCCAAAGGACAAATGTTTTCACTGCAAGAAGGTGGTCAGTTGTGGAAAGTAAGAATGCCCTTACCCAAGCCAGATCCTGATGATGTATTACCGGATAACCTGCAGGAACTCGCTGCACAGATGCGCAAAAACTATAACGAAAGCGCAGGCTCTTGGTGGTCAAACACCAGCAGCAGTGTGTCAGCGTCACCGCTCTCTGACGTAATGGCGATGGGCAGAGATCCTGGTACTGACTTTGAAAGCACTGTTGATGAGGAAGATTCTGATAACAGTGATGACCATATCGACTTAGATAATAACGACGACGATTCCTAA
- a CDS encoding integrating conjugative element protein, with protein sequence MRTLKNISSLVVLLLSTQVNANDLTVLSAGGSSASRYYESLSIQSSEKAIPPLPKIQVHDINNMMFPVKSNLTPGYVQARTINANGLAQPIFLMGYDETSIEWLQQRRTILIELNAIGLVVNVPDAEAMAYLQSLVPELMMSPVPGDDIAERIGTKHYPFLLTRNSIEQ encoded by the coding sequence ATGAGAACTCTCAAAAATATCAGCTCACTTGTAGTCTTATTACTCAGCACACAGGTCAATGCGAATGACCTAACTGTGCTCTCTGCAGGTGGTTCATCAGCATCACGTTACTATGAATCCTTATCAATACAATCCTCTGAAAAAGCCATCCCGCCATTGCCAAAAATTCAAGTGCATGACATCAACAACATGATGTTTCCGGTTAAAAGCAACCTAACCCCTGGCTATGTACAAGCAAGAACGATTAACGCCAACGGCTTAGCTCAACCCATTTTTCTAATGGGATACGACGAAACTTCCATTGAGTGGCTGCAACAACGCAGAACCATACTTATTGAGCTTAATGCCATCGGCTTAGTGGTTAACGTGCCTGATGCCGAAGCCATGGCTTATCTGCAAAGCTTAGTACCTGAACTCATGATGTCTCCTGTACCAGGAGATGATATTGCAGAACGTATTGGGACAAAGCATTACCCGTTTTTGCTAACGCGCAACAGCATTGAACAGTAA
- a CDS encoding transglycosylase SLT domain-containing protein — MVKSRAVIITAISVSIWAQSAQAAVPSAYQLIAQTTGVPPVVLYAVALQESGKTIHPKLHRPWPWTLNVAGKSYYYANQHKACTALHIALKAHNPKNIDVGIAQINWGWNPGIFASPCEALNPYKNLTAAGHLLRKHYRASGDWNVATGLYHHPAGGHIAARYQKSVAQRLNTLRYITTTQK, encoded by the coding sequence ATGGTCAAAAGTCGAGCTGTAATCATCACTGCAATAAGTGTTTCGATATGGGCACAGTCAGCTCAAGCGGCTGTGCCTTCTGCTTATCAACTGATCGCACAAACAACGGGTGTTCCACCCGTTGTGCTGTATGCCGTTGCCCTGCAAGAGTCCGGAAAAACAATTCATCCAAAACTGCATAGACCATGGCCTTGGACGCTTAACGTAGCCGGTAAAAGTTACTACTACGCAAACCAGCACAAAGCCTGTACAGCGCTACATATCGCGCTCAAAGCTCATAACCCCAAGAACATTGACGTGGGGATCGCTCAAATTAACTGGGGCTGGAATCCTGGGATATTTGCATCGCCTTGTGAAGCGCTCAATCCGTACAAAAACCTCACCGCAGCAGGCCATTTATTACGCAAACACTATCGCGCATCAGGCGATTGGAATGTTGCTACTGGCCTGTATCACCACCCTGCCGGTGGGCACATTGCAGCACGCTACCAAAAGTCTGTTGCTCAGCGCTTAAATACGCTGCGCTATATCACCACCACACAGAAATGA
- a CDS encoding TIGR03759 family integrating conjugative element protein: protein MVNLRTYKALLVLILASWSHLSLANSQIENSQKTTTEQVSSDSNAQAITLTNSEKAAVWGLTSDEWDKFEALMQGPRGYWSPNLDPLTVLGIEAKTQADRMRYAELQAKAEYHRTEAELAYQRAYDTAFQTLFSDQLIITSPEATEEDFPPLKQQGLPDELPLIVFVDIRCKPCDALIQRLQSEQKRIDVYVVGTQNNDKAIRDWAMRVGIKPDLVQRKLITLNHNNTELQALSKAKDIKNVTLPIMFKRLGSQWSKVEL, encoded by the coding sequence ATGGTAAATCTCAGAACCTATAAAGCATTATTGGTCTTAATCTTAGCCAGTTGGAGCCACCTAAGTCTGGCCAACTCTCAGATCGAAAACAGCCAAAAAACAACAACCGAACAGGTATCAAGCGACAGCAATGCTCAAGCAATCACACTCACTAACTCTGAAAAAGCAGCCGTTTGGGGGCTAACATCTGATGAGTGGGATAAATTCGAAGCTCTGATGCAGGGACCTCGCGGCTATTGGAGTCCTAATCTCGATCCTTTAACCGTACTGGGTATTGAAGCTAAGACGCAGGCCGATCGCATGCGTTACGCAGAGCTCCAAGCTAAGGCTGAATACCATCGTACCGAAGCCGAGCTGGCTTACCAGCGCGCATATGACACAGCTTTTCAAACGCTCTTTTCTGACCAGCTCATTATCACCTCTCCTGAAGCCACTGAAGAAGATTTTCCGCCTCTAAAACAGCAAGGCTTACCTGATGAACTGCCACTCATTGTGTTTGTGGATATACGTTGCAAACCCTGTGATGCTTTGATTCAACGCCTGCAGTCAGAGCAAAAGCGTATTGATGTGTATGTCGTTGGCACACAAAACAATGACAAAGCTATTCGTGACTGGGCAATGCGTGTGGGCATTAAGCCTGACTTAGTTCAACGCAAACTCATCACGCTGAATCACAACAATACCGAGCTGCAAGCACTATCCAAAGCCAAGGATATAAAAAACGTAACACTGCCAATAATGTTTAAACGTCTGGGCTCCCAATGGTCAAAAGTCGAGCTGTAA
- a CDS encoding PilL N-terminal domain-containing protein encodes MKHSLPLSALLLAIALTGCATQAPTVNYTDGSRGARNPEQVTPDIYPTGAKASQEPVIREGRYRLVSTKPSAEQQDLLAQIITFNANFAVHNTVKDALDSVTARSGYRLCPAHAEHIKNLYALPLPEAHKKIGPMTLRNALQVLAGPAFSVEVDELKRSICFTVRSEYDKPIRLAPSVNGEL; translated from the coding sequence ATGAAACACAGCTTACCACTGTCAGCCCTTTTACTCGCCATTGCTCTAACAGGCTGCGCAACACAAGCACCAACAGTCAATTATACTGATGGCAGCCGTGGCGCTCGTAACCCAGAACAAGTTACGCCAGATATTTACCCTACTGGTGCCAAGGCCAGCCAAGAGCCGGTTATTCGTGAAGGGCGCTATCGTTTAGTCAGCACTAAGCCCTCAGCTGAACAACAAGATTTACTTGCCCAAATCATTACCTTTAATGCCAATTTCGCCGTACACAACACCGTTAAAGATGCACTAGATAGCGTCACTGCACGATCAGGCTACCGTCTATGCCCTGCGCATGCAGAGCACATTAAAAACCTCTATGCACTGCCATTACCTGAAGCTCATAAAAAAATTGGCCCGATGACCCTGCGCAATGCCTTACAAGTTTTAGCTGGCCCTGCATTTAGCGTAGAAGTAGACGAGCTCAAGCGCTCTATTTGCTTCACTGTGCGTTCCGAATACGACAAACCTATTCGTTTAGCGCCAAGCGTTAATGGTGAGTTGTGA
- a CDS encoding replication initiation protein encodes MVSIPNKLIEASYNMPLCALRLRSLALSKLKPLDYLLGVSAPITISAQEWQDTFIESENPYRDLKRAALAFSIASVQFKGKKEAIKFLERVIYENDRGRVKLYFNPEFLVSCR; translated from the coding sequence ATGGTTTCCATCCCGAATAAATTAATTGAAGCCTCATATAATATGCCTCTATGTGCTTTGCGCCTTAGGAGTCTTGCTTTATCAAAGTTGAAACCATTAGATTACCTTTTGGGAGTTTCTGCTCCGATAACAATTTCTGCGCAAGAGTGGCAAGATACTTTTATAGAGTCAGAAAATCCGTACAGAGATCTCAAAAGAGCAGCCTTAGCTTTCTCGATAGCTAGTGTTCAGTTTAAAGGCAAAAAAGAAGCTATAAAATTTTTAGAGAGAGTGATTTATGAGAATGATAGAGGGAGGGTTAAGCTGTACTTTAATCCTGAGTTTTTGGTTTCGTGTCGTTAA